A stretch of the Tautonia marina genome encodes the following:
- a CDS encoding TolB family protein: MTRWTTRRRALALPMALIGLIATAAPAWGQARITWVVDQPYQVKELWSMNPDGSNRVSLVPGGFTASAPYSEIGEIAGPSVGTYPLDPFDPASPRVQWFLTNLKAQVGDEFLSHLFAFAPDGQGGVVWRRLSAQPYEAEPGVLVSLGRMTLPTSPDDSFASLIVSRMYFDGPTFEESTTRISSTELVVLSSPFERLEDSVTLADFEPVIPERFNVSSLSTYQHSWSPDGGTVAYIGSQSYPDGSSQRALRTYEVATGIDRVLVDRLVTGLSATYPRWAPNGSEIAFFNGNFVGNEQAVGTYAVHPVSGMIRAIATKGKSSNYVSQPVWSPDGSLMVGVQFYRGLNTNLQNRYSVVRFPAAGISRKNGIVSLTPTSDPYRYHAILNWR, encoded by the coding sequence ATGACTCGATGGACAACGCGGCGACGCGCCCTGGCGCTGCCGATGGCTCTGATCGGCCTGATCGCGACGGCGGCCCCGGCGTGGGGGCAGGCCCGCATCACCTGGGTGGTGGACCAGCCGTATCAGGTGAAGGAACTCTGGTCGATGAACCCCGACGGCTCGAACCGGGTGAGCCTCGTGCCGGGCGGATTCACGGCGTCTGCGCCCTACTCGGAGATCGGTGAGATCGCCGGGCCGAGCGTCGGGACCTACCCGCTCGACCCGTTCGACCCGGCCTCGCCCCGCGTGCAATGGTTCCTGACGAACCTCAAGGCTCAGGTGGGGGACGAGTTCCTCTCTCACCTGTTCGCCTTCGCGCCCGACGGCCAGGGGGGCGTGGTCTGGAGGCGGCTCTCGGCGCAGCCGTATGAGGCGGAGCCGGGGGTCCTCGTGAGCCTCGGCAGGATGACGCTGCCGACGAGCCCGGACGATTCGTTCGCCTCCTTGATCGTCAGCCGGATGTATTTTGACGGCCCAACGTTCGAGGAGAGCACGACGAGGATCTCGTCTACCGAGCTGGTCGTGCTTTCTTCCCCCTTCGAGCGGCTTGAGGACTCGGTGACCCTCGCCGACTTCGAGCCCGTCATCCCCGAGCGGTTCAACGTGTCCTCTCTCTCTACCTATCAGCACTCCTGGAGCCCCGACGGCGGGACGGTCGCGTATATCGGCAGTCAGTCCTACCCCGATGGTTCCTCGCAGCGGGCCTTGCGGACTTATGAGGTTGCGACCGGTATCGACCGCGTGCTCGTCGATCGCCTGGTCACGGGCCTCAGCGCGACGTACCCGAGGTGGGCGCCGAACGGGTCGGAGATCGCGTTTTTCAACGGGAACTTCGTCGGGAACGAACAGGCCGTGGGGACCTATGCCGTTCATCCGGTGTCCGGGATGATCCGGGCGATCGCCACGAAGGGGAAGTCGTCGAACTATGTGAGCCAGCCGGTGTGGTCGCCCGACGGCTCGCTGATGGTGGGGGTGCAGTTCTACCGGGGTTTGAACACGAACCTGCAGAACCGGTATTCAGTGGTCCGATTCCCGGCGGCGGGGATCTCGCGCAAGAACGGGATTGTCTCGCTGACACCGACGAGCGATCCGTACCGGTATCATGCCATTCTCAACTGGCGATAA
- a CDS encoding serine/threonine-protein kinase, whose amino-acid sequence MNTPLRLTLSEDGDDDPPSVSDRTPDPEVGRLIDALTRQLEQGGRIDEAAVLAAHPEHAETLRRLLPALVLLADLGCSVVSGTLGRDRPAIRLEEGEQFGRFRLLRELGRGGMGVVYEASQAQVSRPVAIKMILAGEFAADAELRRFRAEAEAVSRLDHPNIVPVYEVGEERGLPYFSMKYCPGGGLDDHFERFRGNPQAAARAVAKVARAVHHAHRRGILHRDLKPSNILLDAEGEPMVADFGLARDLDAEQSLTRTGDLIGSPPYMAPEQAASDRGDVTIATDIYGLGAVLYALLTGRPPFRGATPLETLEQVRNRPPDPPSSPDGPVDRDLRTVCLKCLEKDPRDRYESAAELADDLDRWLRGEPIVARPASLGHRFSLWARRPDRVRDAGRYALGIGLMLTLYAASGLLLLALGKIPAPRPEGFAWFLLKWIGLAYGPTAVVGWATLWGYRRVIPLGIGLGLSLFLFFVGFQIGFFRIDAGGAYTWDDQALSVAYHTFFTVIFLTLTVLYGLAFVADRSRVVAKRAESAARTPRLLLDPPLEPETEDD is encoded by the coding sequence ATGAATACCCCCCTTCGACTGACCCTTTCGGAAGATGGAGACGACGACCCTCCCAGCGTCTCGGACCGGACGCCCGACCCGGAGGTCGGCCGGCTGATCGACGCATTGACCCGGCAACTGGAACAAGGGGGGCGGATCGACGAGGCGGCCGTGCTGGCCGCCCACCCCGAGCATGCCGAGACGCTCCGCAGGCTGCTGCCGGCGCTGGTGCTGCTGGCCGACCTGGGCTGTTCGGTGGTCAGTGGCACCCTAGGCCGCGACCGTCCGGCGATCCGGCTGGAGGAGGGGGAACAGTTCGGGCGGTTCCGGCTACTGCGGGAGCTGGGCCGGGGGGGGATGGGGGTCGTCTACGAGGCTTCGCAGGCGCAGGTGAGCCGGCCGGTGGCGATCAAAATGATCCTGGCCGGAGAGTTCGCCGCGGACGCCGAGCTGCGGCGGTTCCGGGCCGAGGCCGAGGCGGTCTCTCGGCTCGATCACCCGAACATCGTGCCGGTCTATGAGGTGGGAGAGGAGCGCGGGCTGCCATACTTCTCGATGAAGTACTGCCCCGGCGGCGGGCTCGACGATCATTTCGAACGGTTCCGGGGCAACCCTCAGGCCGCGGCTCGGGCGGTGGCGAAGGTGGCGCGAGCCGTGCACCACGCTCACCGGCGGGGCATCCTGCATCGGGATTTGAAGCCCTCGAACATCCTGCTCGACGCCGAGGGGGAGCCGATGGTCGCCGACTTCGGCCTGGCCCGCGACCTCGACGCCGAGCAGTCGTTGACGAGGACCGGCGACCTGATCGGCTCTCCCCCGTACATGGCCCCCGAGCAGGCGGCGTCGGACCGGGGCGACGTGACGATCGCCACCGACATCTATGGCCTGGGGGCGGTGCTGTATGCCCTGCTCACCGGCCGGCCGCCCTTTCGTGGCGCGACGCCGCTGGAAACGCTCGAACAGGTTCGCAATCGCCCGCCCGATCCTCCGAGCAGCCCCGACGGGCCGGTCGACCGGGACTTGCGGACCGTCTGCCTGAAGTGCCTGGAGAAGGACCCGCGCGACCGGTACGAGTCGGCCGCCGAACTGGCCGACGACCTCGACCGCTGGCTCCGGGGCGAGCCGATCGTCGCGCGGCCTGCGAGTCTTGGCCACCGCTTTTCCCTGTGGGCCCGGCGGCCCGACCGCGTCCGCGACGCCGGCCGGTACGCGCTGGGGATCGGCCTGATGCTGACGCTCTACGCCGCGTCCGGCCTGCTCTTGCTGGCCCTGGGCAAGATCCCGGCCCCCCGGCCCGAGGGCTTTGCATGGTTCCTGCTGAAGTGGATCGGCCTCGCCTACGGCCCGACGGCGGTGGTCGGCTGGGCCACGCTCTGGGGCTACCGACGGGTGATCCCGCTCGGAATCGGTCTGGGGCTGAGTCTATTCCTGTTTTTCGTCGGCTTCCAGATCGGTTTCTTCAGGATCGATGCCGGCGGAGCGTACACCTGGGACGACCAGGCACTGAGCGTTGCTTATCACACCTTCTTCACCGTCATCTTCCTCACCCTGACCGTTCTCTATGGCCTGGCGTTCGTGGCCGACCGCTCGCGCGTTGTTGCGAAGCGGGCGGAGTCGGCGGCCAGAACGCCGAGACTGCTTCTCGACCCCCCTCTTGAACCAGAAACGGAGGACGATTGA
- a CDS encoding ribosome-binding factor A, with translation MPPRKKPSSGSRRGGRRPSDGLVDPRDVFAPGSGRSGPRNSRKAMQLCSQVQRTVEQVILGDLDDEVLRNLCVLAVEPAPDESRLLVTVGPFASNVEINPIQVMEHLGAASAHIRTEVAAAITRRKVPTLVYQVAQPPGPADAPPPG, from the coding sequence ATGCCCCCGCGCAAGAAACCATCATCGGGAAGCCGTCGAGGTGGCCGGCGTCCGTCGGATGGACTGGTCGATCCCCGAGACGTCTTCGCTCCCGGCTCCGGCCGATCCGGACCACGAAACAGCCGAAAGGCGATGCAGCTTTGCTCACAGGTTCAGCGAACCGTCGAGCAGGTCATCCTCGGCGACCTTGATGACGAGGTCCTCCGCAACCTCTGCGTCCTGGCCGTCGAGCCGGCCCCCGACGAATCCCGATTGCTCGTCACCGTCGGCCCGTTCGCCTCGAACGTCGAGATCAACCCGATTCAGGTCATGGAGCACCTCGGCGCCGCCTCGGCCCACATCCGAACGGAGGTCGCCGCCGCCATCACCCGACGCAAGGTGCCGACCCTCGTCTATCAGGTCGCCCAGCCCCCCGGCCCGGCCGACGCCCCACCCCCCGGTTAA
- a CDS encoding ATP-dependent DNA ligase, producing MKAFADLYSALDETTKTTAKVEALVAYFAQADPRDAAWAVSFLIGRKPRQAVPAKKMREWAAIEAGIPDWLLGECYDAVGDAAETIALLLPPPDRSSDRPLADWVESVLLPLRNHDEETQRQILLDTWRAMDHSQRFVWNKLISGAFRVGVSAQLVTRALAKLGKLEPGTVAHRLMGDWTPSADFFQSLLDPDSSDTDLSRPYPFCLAHPIDDSGQGGPAGLGDPAAWQAEWKWDGIRCQLIQRSGETFLWTRGEELVTDRYPELAGLGPMLPDGSVIDGEILVYRDGAVQPFAQLQRRIGRKTVGKTLLKDVPVALFAFDLLEDAGEDLRALPLRNRRARLAEIVAATNIPTRLILSPTVPGASWAELAEVRAGSRDRLAEGLMLKRLDSIYHVGRVRGDWWKWKIAPMTVDAVLTSARRGSGKRASLYTDYTFSLWDDSDRLVPIAQAYSGLTDEEIRRVDAWIRRHMVESFGPVRTVTPELVFELAFEGIQRSTRHKSGIAVRFPRILRWRTDKRATDADRLETLRARLSGPDGPSQP from the coding sequence ATGAAAGCCTTCGCCGACCTCTACTCGGCGCTCGACGAGACGACCAAAACCACCGCCAAGGTCGAGGCCCTCGTCGCCTATTTCGCCCAGGCCGACCCGCGCGATGCGGCCTGGGCCGTCTCGTTCCTCATCGGCCGCAAGCCTCGCCAGGCGGTTCCGGCAAAGAAGATGCGCGAATGGGCGGCGATCGAGGCGGGCATTCCCGACTGGCTGCTCGGCGAGTGCTACGACGCCGTCGGCGATGCCGCCGAGACGATCGCCCTCTTGCTCCCGCCTCCCGATCGCTCCAGCGACCGACCCCTGGCCGACTGGGTCGAATCGGTCCTGCTGCCGCTCCGAAACCACGACGAGGAGACCCAGCGGCAGATTCTCCTCGACACCTGGCGAGCAATGGACCATTCCCAGCGATTCGTCTGGAACAAGCTCATCAGCGGAGCCTTTCGGGTCGGCGTCTCCGCGCAACTGGTCACGAGAGCCCTGGCGAAGCTCGGCAAACTTGAACCGGGGACCGTCGCCCACCGCCTGATGGGCGACTGGACCCCCTCGGCCGACTTCTTCCAATCCCTCCTCGATCCCGACTCCTCCGACACCGACCTCAGCCGCCCGTACCCCTTTTGCCTCGCCCACCCGATCGACGACTCAGGGCAGGGGGGGCCGGCCGGTCTCGGTGACCCTGCCGCCTGGCAAGCCGAGTGGAAGTGGGACGGCATTCGCTGCCAGCTCATCCAGCGATCGGGCGAGACGTTCCTCTGGACCCGGGGCGAGGAGCTCGTGACCGACCGCTACCCCGAGCTGGCCGGCCTGGGGCCGATGCTCCCCGACGGCTCGGTCATCGACGGCGAGATCCTCGTCTACCGCGACGGCGCCGTGCAGCCCTTCGCCCAGCTCCAGCGGCGGATCGGCCGCAAGACGGTCGGCAAGACGCTGTTGAAGGACGTTCCGGTTGCCCTCTTTGCCTTCGACCTGCTTGAAGACGCCGGCGAGGATCTCCGAGCGCTGCCCCTCCGCAACCGCCGCGCCCGGCTCGCCGAAATCGTCGCCGCGACGAACATCCCGACCCGCCTGATCCTCTCTCCCACCGTTCCCGGAGCCTCCTGGGCCGAGCTGGCCGAGGTCCGCGCCGGCAGTCGCGATCGCCTGGCCGAGGGGCTCATGCTCAAGCGGCTCGACTCGATTTACCACGTCGGCCGCGTTCGGGGCGACTGGTGGAAGTGGAAGATCGCGCCGATGACCGTCGATGCCGTGCTCACGTCCGCCCGTCGCGGGTCGGGCAAGCGGGCGAGCCTCTACACCGATTACACTTTCAGCCTCTGGGATGACTCCGACCGCCTCGTGCCGATTGCCCAGGCGTACTCCGGCCTGACCGACGAGGAGATCCGCCGCGTCGATGCCTGGATTCGCCGCCACATGGTCGAGTCGTTCGGCCCGGTCCGCACCGTGACGCCCGAGCTGGTCTTTGAACTCGCCTTCGAAGGCATCCAGCGATCGACGCGGCACAAGTCCGGCATCGCCGTCCGCTTCCCCCGCATCCTCCGCTGGCGCACCGACAAGCGCGCCACCGACGCCGATCGCCTGGAAACCCTCCGCGCCCGGCTTTCCGGTCCCGATGGCCCGTCCCAGCCTTGA
- a CDS encoding SulP family inorganic anion transporter yields the protein MSQSSSSPSPSTPKRWDTLGSDLLASVVVFLVALPLCMGIAIASGAPVASGLITGIVGGLVVGVLAGSPLQVSGPAAGLTVIVYEAIQQHGLEMLGLLVLIAGAAQLVAGMLRFGQWFRAVSPAVIKGMLAGIGILIFASQFHVMVDDSPKSSGIANLLTIPEAIEKGMAWPNLGSEEERAFKTEQLRQIGELHRRQERLWELTAERLPDHATIDQWKAESPERHAAEIAALRELLGDQETIVEELEALPPVLHRLETLDGDRDQMDAVERAAAKAADRANAAADDLRLGNEYDALASQNAAVDAIEDLLVSLKSHNLAAGVGLLTILIIVVWDGLAPKRWKVVPATLLAIIVVTALTTILKLPVLYVEVPTNLLDGVTLPTWSILSDAPWSALLSTGLVIAAIASAETLLCATAVDQMHQGPRTRYDRELTAQGVGNMLCGLFGALPMTGVIVRSSANIQAGGKTRLSAILHGFWLLVFVVGLAGLLRLIPTASLAAMLVYIGYRLVDLGAIRSLRQYGISEVAIYAATVLTIVLEDLLTGVIVGIVLSGVKLLYTFSSLNTTLDISEGGKKAVLALDGAATFIRLPKLAAELERVPRNAELHIDMTNLSYIDHACLDLLASWASQHQSGGGQLVIDWESLHARFRRESMATPAHERTAMPNDLVGRSAEDARH from the coding sequence ATGAGCCAATCTTCATCTTCGCCATCACCTTCGACCCCGAAGCGCTGGGATACGCTGGGGAGCGATCTTCTGGCCTCGGTCGTGGTGTTCCTGGTGGCGTTGCCGCTGTGCATGGGGATTGCGATTGCGTCGGGGGCTCCGGTGGCGTCGGGCCTGATTACGGGGATTGTGGGGGGGCTGGTGGTGGGCGTCCTGGCCGGGTCGCCGTTGCAGGTGAGCGGGCCGGCGGCCGGGCTCACGGTGATCGTTTACGAAGCAATTCAGCAGCATGGCCTGGAGATGCTCGGCCTGCTGGTGTTGATTGCCGGGGCGGCGCAGTTGGTGGCCGGGATGCTGCGCTTCGGCCAGTGGTTCCGGGCAGTGTCGCCGGCGGTGATCAAGGGGATGCTGGCCGGAATCGGCATCCTGATCTTCGCCAGCCAGTTTCACGTGATGGTGGATGACTCGCCCAAGAGCAGCGGCATTGCGAACCTGTTGACCATTCCCGAGGCGATTGAGAAAGGGATGGCCTGGCCCAACCTGGGTTCGGAGGAGGAACGGGCGTTCAAGACCGAGCAATTGCGGCAGATCGGCGAGCTGCACCGGCGGCAAGAACGCCTTTGGGAGCTGACCGCGGAACGCCTTCCCGACCACGCGACGATTGACCAGTGGAAGGCGGAATCGCCCGAACGACATGCCGCCGAGATTGCCGCCCTGCGCGAGCTGCTCGGCGATCAGGAAACGATCGTCGAGGAACTGGAAGCGCTGCCTCCGGTCTTGCATCGTCTGGAAACACTGGACGGCGACCGCGACCAGATGGACGCTGTCGAGCGGGCCGCGGCCAAGGCCGCCGATCGGGCGAACGCGGCGGCCGACGATCTGCGTCTGGGGAACGAGTACGACGCCCTGGCCAGTCAGAACGCCGCGGTGGACGCGATCGAAGACCTGCTCGTCAGCCTCAAGAGCCACAACCTGGCGGCGGGGGTCGGCCTGTTGACAATCCTGATCATCGTCGTCTGGGACGGGCTCGCACCGAAGCGCTGGAAGGTGGTTCCGGCCACGCTGCTGGCGATCATCGTGGTGACGGCGTTGACGACGATCCTGAAGCTTCCGGTGCTGTATGTGGAAGTGCCGACGAATCTGCTCGACGGCGTGACGCTGCCGACCTGGAGCATTCTGAGCGATGCCCCCTGGTCGGCCCTGCTTTCGACCGGGCTGGTGATTGCCGCGATTGCCAGTGCCGAGACGTTGCTGTGCGCCACGGCGGTCGATCAGATGCATCAGGGACCTCGGACCCGTTACGACCGCGAGCTGACGGCACAGGGGGTGGGCAACATGCTGTGCGGCCTGTTCGGGGCGTTGCCGATGACGGGAGTGATCGTCCGAAGCTCGGCCAACATTCAGGCCGGGGGCAAGACACGGCTGTCGGCGATTCTGCACGGGTTCTGGTTGCTGGTATTTGTGGTCGGCCTGGCGGGGTTGCTTCGGCTGATTCCGACGGCCAGCCTGGCGGCGATGCTTGTCTACATCGGCTACCGGCTGGTTGACCTGGGGGCGATTCGAAGCCTTCGACAGTACGGGATCAGCGAAGTGGCCATCTATGCGGCAACGGTCTTGACGATCGTGCTGGAGGACCTGCTGACGGGGGTGATCGTCGGGATCGTGCTGTCTGGCGTGAAGCTCTTGTACACGTTCTCGTCGCTGAACACGACGCTCGACATCTCCGAAGGGGGCAAGAAGGCCGTGCTGGCACTGGATGGGGCCGCGACGTTCATCCGGCTGCCGAAACTGGCCGCCGAGTTGGAACGGGTTCCCCGCAATGCCGAGCTGCACATCGACATGACAAACCTGTCGTACATCGACCACGCGTGCCTCGACCTGCTGGCCTCGTGGGCGAGCCAGCACCAGAGCGGAGGCGGGCAACTGGTGATCGACTGGGAATCGCTCCATGCGAGGTTCCGGCGCGAGTCGATGGCCACCCCGGCCCACGAACGCACCGCCATGCCGAACGACCTCGTCGGGCGATCGGCCGAGGATGCCCGGCATTGA
- a CDS encoding glycosyltransferase, translated as MATIAKDRPMMSGGSLVLIAAASVAVFTTLASWLFLVLMTRQSRRRHLPDHTPPVSIYKPLKGLDEGLEENLRSFFQLDYPTYQLLFCVADPEDPAIEVVRRLLAEYPDHDAELIIGCSVFGLNPKVESLAMMDRVRRHDVILISDSNVRVRPEYLRETACYLAEPGVGLVTNLFTGVGERSFGAALENLQLNGFVAGNVAWGNGMGMTCVVGKSMLIPAHVLAAIGGFAGVRNLLAEDQAIGMRVRRAGYTIRLSHHVIENVNRSRSLRWFLNRHSRWFKIRRQMAGPLFVIEPLGNLSTVALAWAFSDVSGIAWGGLLALISLGIVRDAAQSKLLRGHTPSLKTLALSPIKDLFLMPIWFDALINPRVIWRGNRLIVGRYTRLRLARVPRHVHVRVRNIRRLRARG; from the coding sequence TTGGCGACAATCGCCAAGGATCGTCCGATGATGAGCGGTGGTAGCCTGGTCTTGATCGCGGCGGCGAGCGTGGCGGTGTTCACCACCCTGGCCTCGTGGCTGTTCCTCGTCCTGATGACCCGCCAGAGCCGTCGTCGGCACCTGCCCGACCACACCCCGCCGGTCTCGATCTACAAGCCGCTGAAGGGGCTCGACGAGGGGCTCGAAGAGAACCTCCGCAGCTTCTTTCAGCTTGATTACCCGACCTATCAACTCCTCTTCTGCGTGGCCGATCCCGAAGACCCGGCCATCGAGGTCGTCCGCCGCCTGCTGGCCGAGTACCCCGACCACGACGCCGAGCTGATCATCGGCTGCTCCGTCTTCGGCCTCAATCCGAAGGTCGAGAGCCTGGCCATGATGGACCGGGTCCGCCGCCACGATGTCATCCTCATCAGCGATTCGAACGTCCGCGTCCGACCCGAGTACCTCCGCGAAACCGCCTGCTATCTGGCCGAGCCCGGCGTCGGCCTGGTCACGAACCTGTTCACCGGCGTCGGCGAGCGCTCCTTCGGCGCCGCCCTGGAGAACCTTCAGCTCAACGGCTTCGTCGCCGGCAATGTCGCCTGGGGCAACGGCATGGGCATGACCTGTGTCGTTGGCAAGTCGATGCTCATTCCCGCCCACGTCCTTGCGGCGATCGGCGGTTTCGCCGGGGTCCGCAACCTCCTGGCCGAAGACCAGGCCATCGGCATGCGGGTCCGACGGGCCGGCTACACGATCCGCCTGAGCCACCACGTCATCGAGAACGTCAACCGCTCCCGGAGCCTCCGCTGGTTCCTGAACCGCCACTCCCGATGGTTCAAGATCCGCCGCCAGATGGCCGGACCGCTGTTCGTGATCGAGCCCCTGGGCAACCTCTCGACCGTTGCCCTGGCCTGGGCCTTCTCCGACGTCTCCGGCATCGCCTGGGGCGGCCTGCTCGCATTGATCAGCCTCGGGATCGTTCGAGACGCCGCGCAGTCGAAGCTCCTCCGCGGCCATACCCCGAGCCTCAAGACTCTGGCCCTGAGCCCGATCAAAGACCTGTTCCTGATGCCGATCTGGTTCGATGCCCTGATCAACCCTCGGGTCATCTGGCGTGGCAACCGTCTGATCGTCGGCCGCTACACCCGGCTCCGCCTGGCCCGCGTCCCCCGACACGTCCACGTCCGCGTTCGGAACATCCGCCGGCTCCGCGCCCGCGGCTGA
- a CDS encoding sigma-70 family RNA polymerase sigma factor — protein MGDGTEADRLLGRAASGDEEARSRLLELHRDRLWRMVAVRLDRRVAARVDPSDIVQETLAEAAAGLADYARLRPLPLYPWLRQIAWDRLIAVHRRHISAEARSVRREEEAGPGLPEGSVLALADRLVAAGSSPSRRASRNEVRRLVREAIDRLSPTDREVLVLRHLEGLDTVEIAALLGISPEAVRTRHVRAIEHLRHRLAPGVLE, from the coding sequence ATGGGAGACGGGACCGAAGCCGATCGGCTCCTGGGCCGGGCGGCCTCGGGGGACGAGGAGGCGCGAAGTCGGTTGCTGGAGTTGCACCGCGACCGGCTGTGGCGGATGGTGGCGGTGCGGCTCGATCGCCGGGTGGCCGCGCGGGTCGATCCGTCGGACATCGTGCAGGAGACGCTGGCCGAGGCCGCGGCGGGCCTGGCCGACTACGCCCGGCTGCGGCCCTTGCCGTTGTATCCGTGGCTCCGTCAGATCGCCTGGGATCGCCTGATCGCGGTGCATCGGCGGCACATCAGCGCCGAGGCGCGGAGCGTCCGTCGCGAGGAGGAGGCCGGCCCGGGGCTGCCCGAGGGCTCGGTCCTGGCTTTGGCGGATCGGCTCGTGGCAGCCGGCTCCAGCCCGAGCCGTCGGGCCTCGCGCAACGAGGTGCGGCGGTTGGTCCGCGAGGCGATCGACCGGCTCTCGCCGACGGATCGCGAGGTCCTGGTGCTGCGACACCTGGAGGGCCTCGACACGGTCGAGATCGCCGCGCTGCTTGGCATCAGCCCCGAGGCGGTCCGGACGCGGCACGTCCGGGCCATCGAGCACCTGAGGCACCGGCTTGCTCCCGGTGTCCTGGAGTGA
- a CDS encoding sulfatase family protein: MMRWFLPVLGLLVLPAPIQAAPPDPSRPHIVLILLDDLGFGDLGCNNPDAKTVTPRIDSFASEGLRFTDAHAPGSVCVPSRYGLLTGRDPWRASLDWQREAIIDADRLTLPSLLQDAGYTTAMVGKWHQGFDGGIDFAYDQPLTGGPVDRGFDTFFGMHASLDIPPYFYINGSSVVAAPTLTIDDHFSPAPWSRIQGAFWRAGPIAPGFVMEQVLPRFTDEAIASLDRFATDHPDDPSFLYLALTAPHTPWLPDDRFLDLGEAELYGAFVAHVDLEVGRVLDALDRLGRRDETLVILASDNGPVWDPKDIDRTGHRATGPFRGMKGDAWEGGHRVPFLVRWPGQTPEGTITDALLSFTDLLATFAAIVGRDLPDDAGEDSFNLLPIWRGQPLDRPIRETLVTQSSSGVLAVRRGPWKLIPTLGSAGFSLPRRLDPAPDGPTGQLYHLATDPSEQHNRFADHPEIVAELTSLLDHLRASGRSRPRSAE; encoded by the coding sequence ATGATGCGATGGTTCTTGCCGGTGCTCGGTTTGCTCGTCCTGCCCGCGCCGATTCAGGCCGCTCCGCCAGACCCTTCTCGGCCGCACATCGTCCTGATTCTGCTCGATGATCTCGGCTTCGGCGATCTCGGCTGCAACAATCCCGACGCGAAAACCGTCACCCCCCGCATCGACTCCTTTGCCTCCGAAGGGCTTCGCTTCACCGATGCCCACGCCCCCGGCTCCGTCTGCGTTCCCTCGCGCTATGGCCTGCTCACCGGCCGAGACCCCTGGCGCGCCTCGCTCGACTGGCAACGCGAGGCGATCATCGACGCCGACCGACTGACCCTCCCGTCCCTGCTCCAAGACGCCGGTTACACGACCGCCATGGTCGGCAAGTGGCACCAGGGGTTCGACGGCGGCATCGACTTCGCGTACGACCAGCCCTTGACCGGCGGGCCCGTCGATCGCGGCTTCGACACGTTTTTCGGCATGCACGCCTCGCTCGACATCCCCCCGTACTTTTACATCAACGGCTCCTCCGTCGTCGCGGCCCCGACCCTCACCATCGACGACCACTTCAGCCCCGCCCCCTGGTCCCGCATTCAGGGGGCCTTCTGGCGAGCCGGTCCCATCGCCCCCGGCTTCGTCATGGAGCAGGTCCTCCCCCGCTTCACCGACGAGGCGATCGCCTCGCTCGACCGCTTCGCCACCGACCACCCCGATGACCCGAGCTTCCTCTATCTCGCCCTGACCGCTCCTCACACCCCCTGGCTCCCCGACGATCGCTTCCTCGACCTTGGCGAGGCCGAACTCTACGGAGCCTTCGTGGCTCACGTCGATCTCGAGGTCGGCCGCGTCCTCGATGCCCTCGACCGCCTCGGCCGCCGCGACGAGACCCTCGTCATCCTCGCCAGCGACAACGGCCCGGTCTGGGACCCGAAGGACATCGACCGCACCGGCCACCGCGCCACCGGCCCCTTCCGCGGCATGAAGGGGGATGCCTGGGAAGGCGGCCACCGCGTCCCCTTTCTCGTGCGATGGCCCGGCCAGACTCCTGAAGGGACCATCACCGACGCCCTGCTCAGCTTCACCGACCTGCTCGCCACCTTCGCCGCCATCGTCGGGCGCGACCTGCCCGACGACGCCGGAGAAGACAGCTTCAACCTCCTCCCCATCTGGCGCGGCCAGCCCCTCGACCGCCCCATCCGCGAGACGCTCGTCACCCAATCCTCCTCCGGCGTCCTCGCCGTCCGCCGCGGCCCCTGGAAGCTCATCCCTACGCTCGGCAGCGCCGGCTTCTCCCTCCCCCGCCGCCTCGACCCCGCGCCCGACGGCCCCACCGGCCAGCTCTACCACCTCGCCACCGACCCCTCCGAGCAGCACAACCGCTTCGCCGATCACCCCGAGATCGTCGCCGAGCTCACCTCCTTGCTCGACCACCTCCGCGCTTCCGGCCGCTCCCGGCCCCGCTCCGCCGAGTGA